A genome region from Cucumis sativus cultivar 9930 chromosome 4, Cucumber_9930_V3, whole genome shotgun sequence includes the following:
- the LOC101221322 gene encoding stress-response A/B barrel domain-containing protein UP3 — protein sequence MLIQAYSQNPHFFFLPSNPSISPHLSFNVSHSPKLKSPVGRRYESMSRISASGEHNPTIIVGKKRKVFEHISLLKAKENISEEEENDMLDYLYTTQYQMRGIVAVSLGRACDQNNERYTHGVYMRFQSKEDLEKFYVNPFYLRVLNEHVMPYCHGLVHVDYKSEVEDDMLPIFRKGEEFNYGVEFVLLIKFRQDSFGKPLEDALNSLERLTIDNPSLIVQFTQGLNFNPSCKEFTHGVVIRFRSINAFEIFTGSSQYKDIWKSKFQPIIQKTVALHFSVDPVGTEIM from the exons ATGCTGATTCAAGCTTACTCCCAGAACccccatttcttctttcttccctCAAACCCTTCAATTTCCCCCCACCTCTCCTTCAATG TTTCTCATTCACCTAAACTTAAATCGCCGGTGGGTCGACGATATGAATCAATGTCCAGGATTTCAGCTTCTGGGGAGCACAATCCCACCATCATTGTGGGGAAGAAAAG AAAGGTTTTCGAACACATTTCTTTGCTTAAAGCCAAGGAAAATATttctgaagaagaagagaatgatATGCTCGATTATCTCTATACCACGCAGTATCAAATGAGGGGCATTGTGGCCGTTTCATTAG GACGTGCTTGtgatcaaaataatgaaaggtaTACCCATGGTGTGTATATGCGTTTCCAAAGTAAGGAAGACCTTGAAAAATTCTATGTGAATCCTTTCTACTTGCGAGTACTAAATGAGCATGTGATGCCTTATTGTCAT GGACTGGTTCATGTAGATTATAAATCAGAGGTGGAAGATGACATGCTTCCCATATTTCGGAAAGGAGAG GAGTTCAATTATGGTGTGGAGTTTGTGCTTCTCATTAAATTTCGTCAAGATTCATTTGGCAAACCTTTAGAAGATGCATTAAATTCTCTCGAGAGACTGACAATTGATAATCCTTCCTTAATTGTCCAGTTTACTCAAG gtttaaattttaatcctAGTTGTAAGGAATTCACACATGGAGTTGTTATACGATTTCGGTCAA TCAATGCCTTCGAGATATTTACAGGCAGCTCACAATACAAAGAT ATATGGAAATCTAAATTCCAACCAATCATCCAGAAGACAGTGGCTCTTCACTTCTCTGTTGACCCAGTAGGGACGGAGATCATGTAG
- the LOC101211845 gene encoding general transcription factor IIE subunit 2 — translation MALQEQLDRFKKQQERCQSTLSGIAASKSVSKSTPKFTPAPAASIARPPAPAVKFSNDTERLQHINSIRKSPVGAQIKRVIDLLLETRQAFTPEQINEACYVDINSNKAVYDSLRNNPKVHYDGRRFSYKSKHDLKDKNQLLYLVRKFPEGIAVIDLKDAYPSVMEDLQALKASGQVWLLSNFDSQEDIAYPNDPRIQIKVDDDLKQLFREIELPRDMLDVEKDLQKNGMKPATNTAKRRANAQHVASSKPKPKKKKQEISKRTKLTNAHLPELFKN, via the exons ATGGCGTTGCAAGAACAATTAGATAGGTTTAAGAAACAGCAAGAACGATGTCAGAGTACCTTGTCTGGCATTGCTGCATCCAAGTCTGTATCCAAGTCTACACCCAAGTTTACGCCTGCACCTGCTGCTTCCATTGCAAGACCTCCGGCTCCTGctgtaaaattttcaaatgacaCTGAGAGACTTCAACATATTAACAGCATAAGGAAGTCTCCAGTCGGGGCTCAGATCAAGAGGGTTATTGACCTGCTGCTGGAG ACAAGGCAAGCGTTTACACCTGAGCAAATCAATGAAGCATGTTATGTTGATATAAATTCCAACAAGGCTGTCTATGATAGTCTGCGGAATAACCCAAAGGTGCACTATGATGGGAGGCGTTTCTCATACAAG TCCAAGCATGACCTGAAGGATAAGAATCAACTTCTTTACTTGGTACGAAAATTTCCAGAAGGCATTGCTGTCATTGATCTCAAGGATGCTTATCCAAGCGTTATGGAGGACTTGcaa GCCCTAAAAGCCTCAGGCCAGGTTTGGCTTCTCTCAAACTTCGATTCACAAGAAGATATTGCCTACCCAAATGACCCACGAATTCAAATCAAGGTAGACGATGATCTGAAGCAGCTCTTTCGGGAGATCGAATTACCTCGTGACATGCTTGATGTCGAAAAGGATCTGCAGAAGAATGGAATGAAGCCTGCAACCAACACGGCAAAGAGGCGAGCCAACGCACAACACGTAGCATCCTCAAAACCCAAgccgaagaagaagaagcaagaaaTCAGCAAGAGGACTAAGCTCACTAACGCACATCTACCCGAGCTCTTCAAAAACTAG
- the LOC101212088 gene encoding 40S ribosomal protein S10-1, producing the protein MIISEKNRREISKYLFQEGVCYAKKDYNLAKHPEIDVPNLQVIKLMQSFKSKEYVRETFAWMHYYWYLTNDGIEFLRTYLNLPSEIVPATLKKQAKPAGRPFGGPPGDRPRGPPRFEGGERRFGDRDGYRGGPRGPGGEFGGDKGGAPADYRPSFGGPGGRPGFGRGAGSYGGGAAPSSNLP; encoded by the exons ATG ATTATTTCAGAAAAGAACCGTAGGGAAATCTCCAAATATCTCTTTCAAG AGGGGGTTTGCTATGCCAAGAAGGATTACAATTTGGCCAAGCACCCAGAAATCGACGTGCCTAACTTGCAGGTTATTAAGTTGATGCAGAGCTTCAAGTCCAAGGAATATGTGCGCGAGACATTTGCCTGGATGCATTACTACTGGTACCTCACCAATGATGGTATTGAGTTTCTTAGGACTTACCTCAATCTCCCGTCTGAAATTGTCCCTGCTACCTTGAAGAAACAAGCTAAGCCCGCTGGTAGGCCCTTTGGCGGACCACCCGGCGATCGTCCACG GGGTCCACCTCGTTTTGAGGGTGGTGAGAGGAGGTTTGGTGACCGTGATGGTTACCGTGGAGGTCCTCGTGGACCTGGCGGTGAGTTTGGTGGTGACAAAGGAGGAGCTCCTGCAGATTACAGACCTTCGTTTGGG GGTCCTGGTGGAAGGCCAGGTTTTGGCCGTGGAGCTGGTAGCTACGGCGGAGGAGCTGCACCAAGCTCAAACCTTCCTTGA
- the LOC101212488 gene encoding uncharacterized protein LOC101212488 has translation MPATEYPGSFLGRISIRRNQVISMDGAHEQELEDLELFQKHVSERFSDLLPPPPSDDISSDAILSIAWLRKLLDEFLCCEAQFKALLIMGRDPSQIVKPPLDRLVPEFLDRVVKALDICNAVLHGIESVRQFQKLAEIAISALEQRPIGDGQVKRARRALNSLITSMAVEDKDFTNSKSTERAWSFGRRGGGATGTGTGTATPKYKDRIAGQFRSLSWSMAKGWSAAKQIQAMSSNLAAPRGGESSSLPQTVYLMSTVLLFVMWTLVAALPCQERGGLPTNFPVSKQMSWAQSMIGLQEKIAEEWKKKEKKGSAGLLEEMQRMEKLSQSLMEFTESFTFPLETEKAEEVAAQVAELSETCKKLEEGLVPLQQQIREVFHRVVRSRTEIVELLEYTAKASSPIV, from the coding sequence ATGCCGGCCACAGAATACCCAGGCTCCTTCCTGGGCCGTATTAGCATCAGAAGAAACCAAGTCATCTCCATGGACGGTGCTCACGAGCAGGAGCTCGAGGATCTCGAGCTTTTTCAGAAACATGTTTCCGAGCGATTTTCCGATTTACTACCTCCTCCACCTTCCGACGACATTTCTTCCGATGCAATCCTCTCCATCGCTTGGCTTAGAAAGCTTCTCGATGAATTCCTTTGTTGCGAGGCTCAATTTAAAGCTCTCCTCATCATGGGACGCGACCCTTCTCAAATCGTCAAACCCCCTCTCGATCGTCTCGTCCCCGAATTCCTTGATCGCGTCGTTAAAGCTCTAGATATATGTAATGCCGTTCTCCACGGGATTGAATCCGTAagacaatttcaaaaacttgcCGAAATCGCGATTTCCGCTCTCGAACAACGCCCGATTGGAGATGGACAGGTGAAACGAGCACGTAGGGCTTTGAATTCCTTGATTACGTCTATGGCTGTAGAGGATAAGGATTTCACCAACAGTAAATCCACCGAACGGGCTTGGTCTTTCGGGCGTCGCGGCGGCGGTGCTACCGGCACCGGCACCGGTACCGCCACACCGAAATATAAGGACAGAATCGCCGGACAATTTCGATCTCTGTCTTGGAGTATGGCGAAAGGCTGGTCCGCCGCAAAGCAGATTCAAGCGATGTCATCGAATCTAGCGGCACCACGCGGCGGCGAATCGTCAAGTTTGCCGCAGACGGTTTATCTGATGAGTACGGTTTTATTGTTTGTAATGTGGACTCTGGTGGCGGCGTTGCCTTGTCAAGAGAGAGGCGGACTGCCGACGAACTTCCCGGTGTCGAAACAGATGAGCTGGGCACAATCGATGATCGGACTGCAAGAGAAAATCGCAGaggaatggaagaagaaagagaagaaaggaagtgCTGGGTTGTTGGAAGAGATGCAGAGGATGGAGAAACTGAGTCAATCGTTGATGGAATTCACTGAGTCATTCACGTTTCCATTGGAGACGGAAAAGGCAGAGGAGGTGGCGGCGCAGGTGGCGGAGCTGTCTGAGACTTGCAAGAAACTGGAAGAAGGATTGGTTCCATTACAGCAACAAATCAGAGAAGTATTTCATAGGGTTGTGAGAAGCAGGACAGAGATTGTTGAGCTTTTGGAGTATACCGCAAAAGCATCTTCTCCAATTGTGTAA
- the LOC105435346 gene encoding heavy metal-associated isoprenylated plant protein 39, with protein sequence MIVKVVLKVDVQDGKAKQKAMKLVSTLPGINSIMMDMNERKMTVIGEVDPVEVIEKLRKSWFAEILTVGPPEEIKKEPPPSPTKECIPYPYYYPYYYPNYIILEENPNPCVMC encoded by the exons ATGATTgtg AAAGTAGTCTTGAAAGTGGATGTACAAGATGGAAAAGCCAAGCAGAAGGCTATGAAATTAGTTTCCACCCTCCCAG GGATAAATTCCATAATGATGGATATGAATGAGAGGAAGATGACAGTAATCGGAGAAGTAGACCCAGTTGAAGTAATTGAAAAGCTTAGAAAATCCTGGTTTGCTGAGATTCTCACAGTTGGACCTccagaagaaattaaaaaagaaccaCCACCATCACCAACGAAAGAATGTATTCCCTATCCATATTACTATCCATATTACTATCCAAATTATATCATACTCGAAGAAAACCCAAATCCTTGTGTTATGTGTTAA
- the CS-ACS2 gene encoding 1-aminocyclopropane-1-carboxylate synthase-like (The RefSeq protein has 1 substitution compared to this genomic sequence), translating into MVLVSSNDNGNAKKVLSKLAKGNGHGEDSSYFDGWKAYDSDPFHPIINPRGVIQMGLAENQLSFEFVEKWMKNNPRASICSVEGIDEFKDIAIFQDYHGLPEFRNAVANFMGKVRGNRVKFDPDRVVMSGGATGAHETMAFCLADPGEAFLVPVPYYPGFDRDLRWRTGVEIVPVICESSNNFKLTREALETAYEEAQKSNIKIKGLLITNPSNPLGTVYDRQTLETAVSFINEKNIHLVCDEIYAATVFAEPGFISISEVIDNSDIECDRNLVHVVYSLSKDMGFPGFRVGIIYSYNDAVVACARKMSSFGLVSSQTQYLIASMLLDDVFVDNFLAGSAEKLAARHRNFTKGLAQVGIGYLKGSGGLFLWMDLRHLLKEKTLEAEMALWKVIINEVKLNVSPGSSFHCSEPGWFRVCFANMDDNTMDISITRIRNFVLQNKEVTTKVKKQKFCWRQSSLELRLSSRRLEDIMSPHSPLPQSPMHRATT; encoded by the exons atggtacTTGTTTCCAGCAATGATAATGGAAATGCAAAGAAAGTTTTGTCCAAATTAGCCAAAGGAAATGGGCATGGTGAAGATTCCTCTTATTTTGATGGGTGGAAAGCTTATGATTCTGATCCTTTTCATCCTATTATCAATCCTCGTGGTGTTATTCAAATGGGTTTAGCTGAAAATCAG ctttcttttgaatttgtgGAGAAATGGATGAAAAACAATCCAAGAGCTTCAATTTGCAGTGTTGAAGGAATTGATGAGTTCAAGGATATTGCTATCTTTCAAGATTATCATGGATTGCCAGAGTTTAGAAAC gCTGTAGCGAACTTCATGGGAAAAGTGAGAGGGAACCGAGTCAAATTTGATCCTGACCGAGTTGTGATGAGTGGTGGAGCAACTGGAGCTCACGAAACCATGGCGTTTTGTTTGGCTGATCCTGGTGAAGCATTTCTTGTTCCTGTTCCTTATTATCCAGG ATTCGACAGAGATTTAAGGTGGAGGACAGGAGTGGAAATAGTTCCAGTGATATGTGAAAGttcaaacaatttcaaattaacaaGAGAAGCCTTAGAGACAGCATATGAAGAAGCTCAAAAATCCAACATAAAAATCAAAGGTCTACTCATAACGAATCCTTCAAATCCACTCGGAACGGTTTACGATAGACAAACACTTGAAACTGCTGTATCGTTTATCAACGAAAAGAATATCCACTTAGTGTGCGACGAAATCTACGCTGCCACTGTCTTTGCAGAGCCCGGTTTCATTAGTATCTCTGAAGTGATCGACAACAGTGACATTGAATGCGATAGAAATCTTGTCCATGTCGTTTATAGCCTATCCAAAGACATGGGATTCCCTGGATTTCGTGTCGGTATTATCTACTCTTATAACGACGCTGTTGTTGCATGCGCTCGTAAGATGTCAAGCTTTGGCCTCGTCTCCTCGCAAACTCAATATTTGATTGCATCGATGTTGTTGGATGATGTGTTTGTCGACAACTTTCTTGCTGGGAGTGCTGAAAAACTCGCTGCGCGTCATCGAAACTTCACAAAAGGGCTTGCTCAG GTTGGAATTGGATATTTGAAAGGAAGTGGAGGATTATTTTTATGGATGGATTTGCGTCAtcttttgaaagagaagaCATTGGAAGCAGAAATGGCATTATGGAAAGTGATTATCAATGAAGTTAAACTAAATGTTTCACCAGGTTCTTCATTCCATTGCTCAGAACCAGGatggtttagggtttgttttgcaaatatgGATGACAATACAATGGACATTTCCATCACCAGGATTAGAAACTTCGTGCTTCAAAACAAGGAGGTAACAACTAAGgtcaagaaacaaaaattctgCTGGCGTCAAAGCAGCCTCGAACTTCGATTGTCATCTCGAAGACTCGAAGACATCATGTCACCACACTCACCGTTGCCTCAATCCCCTATGCTTCGTGCAACAACTTAA